The Halichondria panicea chromosome 17, odHalPani1.1, whole genome shotgun sequence DNA segment GTCCCAGAGCCTGAGGGCGTAGAACTATTACAGTGCATAGTGTGACTTCTCCTTTGGATTGCCTTTATTCACGATATggtacacacacctacacgcacacgcacacacacacacacacacacacacacacacacaaccacacacacacacacacacacacaggctttgTTGAGTGGGAACAAGAAAGCGTTCCACTGCAGCTGCTTGAGTCTCGGCAAACGAGTGATTGGATTTGATGAGACTAGCGACGACGACAATCGAAGCAAGAAAACAAACTTGTATCTCCCACTTTCGATCCCGGAGAGTTCGTTGACATGGAAACACCGACTGAACCCCGGTGGCACTCAAATGATTGTATTTAGAGCTAGTCAGTACGTCCCTAAAGCCGCCTCTTCTACGAGAAAATGTACGCGGTGGAGAAATCGTCGGAAAAACTCTGCtcaaaacaaaaaaaggaCCAGTGCTAATAAGGACGATACGACAGCTTCTACAAAAGCTACAAATGCCTCTTCTTTAACCGATGCTGCTACTTTGTTGAGAAATGGCACTTCTCTCGTGTCTAGTAATGCCAGGTCAGCAAGAGGAGAACTGCAAGCTCAGCAAACAGATGTAACTATGTGTGAATCTGTAGTACGCTCAGTAAAATCAAACAGGGCAAAAAGGAAGCCAGAGACTCGAGATGCTTGTGTAATGACAGACTTACAGTTTGGGATTGAGTGCATTAATGAACTTACCCCCCTTTACCAATCTAGCATGCAAACCAAATCTCCAAACGACCCAATCAAAGAATCTTCTTCCTCGCATTTACAAAATGGCAATTCTTGTCACTCTAAACCCTCCTCTCCCCCTCCCAACAGAAGTAGATCAACCTCCCCACACCTCTCAAGACATGATAAGTGTACCTCCCCTCTCGTGTCAAAGCTGGCTCTACAAAATGGCGTCGTCAACGGCTTGTCAATGAAAGGCTATGCCTCTCCAACCGTAGCTGCAATTAGGAAAAACGTGAGACAACGAAAGAGAACGAAACGAAAACCTTATACGAGAACTAAGACAACAAATTCTAAAATCACCGCGCACAAAATTCAATCTACCCCTCCCACtgcacacccgcccacacaagACGACCTCACCCGCAAAAAACTGTCTCGTAAAATTCCCAACAAACTTGGATCGGGAAAACATGGAATTCGTTCCTTTCTCATCTCTATCCCTCGCACACACTATATCGAGAAACCCACGACCACCAGCCCTCAGGGCTTTCTTCCGAAAAGCAACGATGAAGGATACAAAAATGTCGTCCGCAGTCCCGGCTATAGAAGACGAACAGAGATCCAGCTGCTCCTAGACGGAGACAAGCCTAGAGGTCAAAGAGTCCGAGCCGATCAGGTGCCCAAGTTCGTGGCAGAAGACGTTACAAGTTGGTCGACAAAGTCGTCATGCATGGGCAGTAGCACGCGCAAGATCACACCGGTGGATCATTATTCGTGTCCAATCCTTTCTCCGAAAAGTAACGCTAGTAGCACATCGCCCAATCACAGGAAGAGATCTCATAGCGAAGACTATTTCAATATTACTTCTCCAAATCAAGATCAACAACCGCCACAGAAATTCTCTCGTCTTACGAGTCCGTCGGATTCTGTTGCTACTACGTCGAGCACAGCTATAGATAAGCAAGCCAATCTTTTAGCTCCGACTGATCGAGATTCAACAGCTGATGAAGATTGTTGTACTGATAATGAATGTACTGCTGATGTTGATGTGTGTATTCAGCCCAATGACGTGTTTTGTGCCGAGCTGGTTTTATTTGATTCCCGTGGTGACTGTCTCCTTGGCGATGGTGAGTATGCTGTGATGATGCAGAAGTGCCTGGAGAGTGGAGAGAAGGAAGCGGCAGAGCTCCTGACCTTTGAACCTCTCACCTGGAGCTCCGTGTTTAGTGGCAAAGCTCATGtgagtgtacattgtattatcATTGCTTGCACCTTTCGTTAAAATATTGTCATTTTTTCATTCTCATACTTTTAGGAACAGTTTTTTGCTGTGTCTGAAAGTGTATTACATTGCTAAAAAATTTAGCAATGTCCCAATTTTCTTCAGCGTGATTCTGCGTCCAACAAGAACAAGAACCTGTTACTCAAGTTCTCTCTGAACTGGACAGACGGTCCCCCACAGCACCTCCTCTGTAGTAACCTGGATACTGCGCTCGACCTCAAGAAAATCAGGGAATGTAAGACTTCAATGCTGTTGAAACATTttgggatgtgtgtgtgtgtgattccGTGGTGTAGTTGGTTATCACGTGAGTCTAACACACTCAAGGTCCCCGGTTCAATCCCGGGTGGAATCACTTTTTAGTCTACCCAAATGCGAGCCATTGCACTTTTCTAGCTGTTTTATTTTAATTATGGATCGGTCGTACGTCCCTTATAATGTGATAGCAGTTGATTTCGTGGTGTAGTTGGTTATCACGTGAGTCTAACACACTCAAGGTCCCCGGTTCAATCCCGGGTGGAATCACCTTTTAGTCTACCCAAATATGAATTGATGTTGCATTTTTCTAGCtgtttaatattaattatggaTCGGTCGACGTCACTTATAACATGATAGCAGTTGATTCCGTGGTGTAGTTGGTTATCACATGAGTCTAACACACTCAAGGTCCCCGGTTCAATCCCGGGTGGAATCACATTTTAGTCTACCCAAATATGAATGGCCGTTGCATTTTTCTAGCtgtttaatattaattatggaTTGGTCGACGTCCCTTATAACATGATAGCAGTTGATTCcgtggtgtacatgtagttggttATCACGTGAGTCTAACACACTCAAGGTCTCCGGTTCAATCCCTGGTGGAAGCACCTTTTAGTCTACCCAAATGCCATTGGCTGTTATTATGGATCGGTCGTACGTCACTTATAACATGATAGCAGTTGATTCTGTGGTGTAGTTGGTTATCACATGAGTCTAACACACTCAAGGTCCCCGGTTCAATCCCGGGTGGAATCACCTTTTAGTCTACCCAAATATGAATTGATGTTGCATTTTTCTAGCtgtttaatattaattatggaTCGGTCGACGTCACTTATAACATGATAGCAGTTGATTCCGTGGTGTAGTTGGTTATCACATGAGTCTAACACACTCAAGGTCCCCGGTTCAATCCCGGGTGGAATCACCTTTTAGTCTACCCCAAATATGAATGGCCGTTGCATTTTTCTAGCtgtttaatattaattatggaTTGGTCGACGTCCCTTATAACATGATAGCAGTTGATTCCGTGGTGTAGTTGGTTATCACGTGAGTCTAACACACTCAAGGTCTCCGGTTCAATCCCTGGTGGAAGCACCTTTTAGTCTACCCAAATGCCATTGGCTGTTATTATGGATCGGTCGTACGTCACTTATAACATGATAGCAGTTGATTCTGTGGTGTAGTTGGTTATCACATGAGTCTAACACACTCAAGGTTCCCAGTTCAATCCCGGGTGGAATCACTTTTTAGTCTACCCAAATGCCATTGGCTGTTATTATGGATCGGTCGTACGTCACTTATAACATGATAGCAGTTGATTCTGTGGTGTGGTGTAGTTGGTTATCACATGAGTCTAACACACTCAAGGTCCCCGGTTCAATCCCTGGTGGAACCACTTTTTGGAGAACCTAATTAACTATATAATACCTTTTTACCTCTAGCGTACTACTTATCACTATCTCCATCTCCGAGACCACTCTCCCCCGTCCCTCCCATAATCGAGCACCTAAACTCGGACTCACAAGATTCGAGCATGCTCACTGCAACAGAAAATGGCGTCCCAGTGACTGCTCTCTTCCCGGCTGAGACCACAGACTCGCAAACTCTCATGGAGGTGGACACACTCTCGTCTCTAAGCCAGCCCCCCTCACTGGAGAAAGAGAAGATACTGTTCAACTTTCTCTATGGCAGCAACAGCTTACAGCAGACTGAGTGCAAAGAAGACCTGCATTGTCCGTGGTGCTTCATTCCCTGTGTCAAGTTCTACACTTTGCTCAAGCATATGTCACTGTGTCATCCCCGCTTCCAGTTTACCTACTCtgtgagtgtttgtgtgtctgcgtatgtgtagtgtgtgtgtgtgtgtagtgtgtgtgtgtgtagtgtgtgtttttgtgtctGTCCGTACgtatgtgtgctgtgtgcatgtgtatgtgttgccatggtgtttgtctatgtgtatgtgttgCCATGGTGTTTGTCTATGTGTATGTGTCCCTACATTGAGCATGTGGGTGTAGTCGTGACTGGTTCTGCTCTGTCATTCAacaatgctacatgtatgatgacATGCACTGTGTTACAGCATATCAATCCTCTGCATTTTTAAAGTACTAGAGTCGGCTGTTTAAATATAACTTTTCCCCCACCTATAGCCCACGGTATTTTCTCAATAGGCCTCAACAAGTTTTATCCTACCATTTAAAAGAGTTCACATCAAGTTTtcagaataattatcataataaaAGTGTTGACATTGGAACATCAGAACTCCCGTTATGGTTGCTCAAAGGTTCCCTTGTAGCAAGACACTCAGCGCACACTCCTAATGACCTAGCTTTGTATCTCCCATACACAGCTGAGTCAACAGAAGGCCAAGGTGATTGATGTCCATGTGAATAAACTGTACGACACGAGTAGCTCAATAGAGCGTGACCCGGGTGAAAAGGACAATCTGAGTCTTGTGAAGATGAAACAGCGGCCAGCCAAGAGCTTCTCTTGCACCTGCGTCCTTGTTGACAGGTGTGTTAGTACTCAGTGGTCTGTTTGTCGGTAAATAATCATTACATATCGTTGTCATGGTTTCTGTGTCCCTCCTTTTATCCTATATAGTCTGCCAGAGCCAGTAATTATACTGAACCTTTAAGCTTTGTAAGAATCTCATCTAGTACGTACTGTACGCTGCAGTGCAGTAGATGCGTTTTTGCAGTAGATGTACTCTTGCTATTGAAAAGCCacatgctaataattataattatgcttcttTACAGTAtgctagaataattattagcagctGCTATTACATAATCACCCTCTCTTGTACGCTCACAGAGGAGTGGATATTGAAGAGGACGTGTCAGAGTTTATGAATGATGGCTCCTGGAGAAGAGGCTACAACACGAACAGGTGAGAAACGctctactgtgtgtgtgattgtgcAGCCTCTGTAGCTCAGCGGTTAGAGCACTGGTCTTGTAAACCAGGGGTCGAGAGTTCAAATCTCTCCGGAGGCTTTCTTTTTGCTTAGTACGCTGGTCTGTTTgtccatagatagagtagagagggattggaaatggaagtgattcacgtgatgttttacaatgaagtctatgtagtggctctgggaccatccgtgtatctcctcataactcccgcaaaagctcgggaaacttattgtgtccaaagcatacatctcagagctacccccattactgaatcacatgccccctgatagtaggtatcaattggaaacgaagaaaatataatctcgattgttgtgaagtagctagaaGCACTGAGCgcttttcatgcttgtgttcctatagaaCCTATGATATAACTAAGGctgtgtaactaaatagtgtcctgtgtcccaaatgacCTCGAGTATGAgatgaaagttgatgtttagcagcagaactgcttgtggacttcttacagagagcaaaacaattctcatgaatttagccctcgtgttaaaaagtaagcctcgattaaaccgcggagatacacggatggtacttcgagggtacttccgtttctaatccctctctactctatctatggtttgtCTAAGTCAGCTTACAATAATTCTCATTTTGGTTGTGTATAAAGCCTCTGTAGCTCAGGGGTTAGAGCACTGGTCTTGTAAACCAGGGGTCGGGAGTTCAAATCTTTCTAGAGGCTTTCTTTTTGCTATAGTACGCTGGTCTGTTTGTCTAAGTTAATATTCCCAGCTTACAATAATTCTCATTTTGGTTGTGTGTGTAGCCTCTGTAGCTCAGGGGTTAGAGCACTGGTCTTGTAAACCAGGGGTCGGGAGTTCAAATCTCTCCGGAGGCTTTCTTTTTGCTATAGTACGCTGGTCTGTTTGTCTAAGTTAATATTCCCAGCTTACAATAATTCTCATTTTGGTTGTGTGTGTAGCCTCTGTAGCTCAGGGGTTAGAGCACTGGTCTTGTAAACCAGGGGTCGGGAGTTCAAATCTCTCCGGAGGCTTTCTTTTTGCTATAGTACGCTGGTCTGTTTGTCTAAGTTAATATTCCCAGCTTACAATAATTCTCATTTTGGTTGTGTGTGTAGCCTCTGTAGCTCAGCGGTTAGAGCACTGGTCTCGTAAACCAGGGGTCGAGAGTTCAAATCTTTCTAGAGGCTTTCTTTTTGCCACTGACACCAACTTTTGAAGTTTCTttttacatgtgcatgtatgtcaGGACCATTTTGAACCAAAGCCTTACTCGTTGCCTTCCATGTGAAGCCTCTGTAGCTCAGTGGTTAGAGCACTGGTCTTGTAAACCAGGGGCCGAGAGTTCAAATCTCTCCAGGGGCTTATTTTTTTAACACGTACCTTATTTATACTAATGACGTAATTACCTCCCTTGATCCTTGATTCCCTCTTCCACAGGATGTACTACCATTTAAACTCAAGCCTGCCCATGCTTGAGGAAGAGATAAAAGTGGACAGCGAGGGGGAAGAGAGCAATCTTGAGTGGCAGAAGATCTGCTGTCAGAAGGTGAGGGATTCAACACTTcattttagcctcgatccatCTCTATGATGATCTGAGTTATTTTTGAGACTTCTGCTagctgttattataattatttcccgTGCAGATGCTCGATGACTTCACTGACGTGAACAAAGGAGAGAAGAGGCTCATGAAGCTGTGGAACCTCTTCGTCATGGAGAACAAGTGAGTGCATGCCAgctgtgtttgtatgtgtagCTATTGTCAAAAGCTTGAAGGCTAATTATGCTTAGTCGTTGAATTAACAGGTTAGAAAGTAGCTATTAGTATTGTTGAAGGCCGTGTATGTGCTCCTGAAGATGTACTATATCTCAGTCACTAAGTCAGTATTAAAATGTATTGCAAGATTACCTATACTTGCAAGACTAATACTCTTGATTCTAAAAAAAGTCTCTTTGATACATTTTTACTCTTGTGCCAACTGAATATACAGAAGCTTTTCAAATTTACCCACTGACTTTTTAGTGCAGCATTGCTATGGTAATACACTGTCACCCATTTCCTTGTGTTCCTATACAGGCTCATTGCAGAGAAGCAGATACCTGCAGCATGTCTACTGTTTGTCAGCAAGTACAAAGAGAACCTTTTGGAGGAGAAAATCGACAGGAACTTTCTCTCACACCTCATCAGTCAGTACGATTTTGGTTTGATACCATCCTCGACTATTGAACAGTGCATGTCAGCTCTATATGAAAACTCTTAGCATTGATATCAGAGTCACTTTGCAaagtaattaattataattattatacacttcTGTTTATGTCAGGTATTATGTCAGCTTGTACGTCAATGTATTAGCTGTGATCTTAAGAAATCTCTCTGTTACCACCACTCTCCAATATATATCACAAATAACTTATTTCTGTTAATTAATAGAATGTTgtatttaattattattattgtataatctGCAACTGAAACCTTTCATGCATCTTTGGTGCAACCAGTCGGAAATGACCGGATGTAAATTGTTACGTCGATTAACAGTGTGAGAATCATTCCATTGGCCAGCCTCCAGTAAGTACCACGCCTCCAACTCATAGTTATTGTCGTAGTGTGCCCTGAGGGCCTTAACAGCGAGCACCCACTCTCGGGCCACACGTAACTGCTCAATCACAAACACCTCTTGTTTAGAAAGCTCTTCAATTGACATGGAATGGAACATACATACAGTATGAAGGAATGCCCACTGATTAATTGTGCATACTTCGTAATAATATGTGAATTGCATGTTCTTCAGATGTGAATAAACAGGTTAACACATTAAGAAAACACGGACATGGAGAATTGATGATTTATACGGAGTCAAAGTTATGAAGAAAGTTTTTATAGAACATGTTGTAGTTGAGTCTGCAGGTTTGACACGGGAACTCTTTAGTTAGCAGAGGCtcatacctgtgtgtgtgagtgtgtgtgtgagtgtgggtgtgagtgtgggtgtgtgtgtgagtgtgtgtgtgtgcatgtgtgagtgtgtgtgtgtgtgtgtgtgtgtgtgtgtgcatgtgtgagtgtgtgtgtgtgtgtgtgtgtgtgtgtgtgtgtgtgtgtgtgagcaggTGGAACAATAATAGTGTAactgtacgtgtgtactgagagagagagactgCAATAGCAgatatatgtatgtatgcacaCAAGACTCTAGTCTGACATTATGGGCATTTAATATCAACAATAGCAGCTCTATATGTGTACCTACGATCATCTTACACACTATCGTATATACCAGAAATTAATGGCCAGGTTTCTTCTCTCCACTGGGTCGGGATGGGACTGAACTTCGTGCCACCAGAAGGCAGGCATGAACAGTACATCTCCAGGCTTGAGCACGCAGTGAACACGACGTGCTGTGGCAAAGTTTGGAAATATCTCAAAGTCAGGCCGCAGAATGTCAACAGGGGACATGACCATTGACGTGCTTTCCAGTAGGGAGTTGCGGGAGAAGGTGCTCCTCGAGGGGTCAAAGGTTAAGATGGCTTCAGGGATGTGAGCTTCGTAGAGATTCTCGTTGTGATGGGGATCAAATAGTGTAAGATGCTTCTCCCCTGACAACTGTAATGGAGGGGGTAAATTGTAACAGTTAACGAGAGTGCTAGATTTTGGGTAGAACAATCACATACAATTTataacagtataattacatgtatatagtagacataccatacagagaaagttgTCGTAGGGGTCAAAGTGCAGCTTCCCCAGTGTGTTCCCATCGCTCAGCCACATGTTTAAATGTCGTCTCTCCAACTCTCCCTCGAGAAATGGCAGCTCGTGAACATCTTCTTCCAACTCTTGCATGTGGTACGGAATAGAAGAATACTCTAAATACGCCGAATATGAGACATTTCCGGACGATATTAAGTCTAAGAAATCAGAAAAGAGCATTTCGCTAGTAGCCGGTCGAACAACTACAAGATCAGGGAACTTTAACTGCGACTTCACATTAGGTGGGATGTGCTGCTCGTGATGATCTCGCCAAAGATAAGCACTCTCAACTCCCTCAAAAACACCGTCATCCGTTAGTTTTATGTGGATATGTTTTGGGCCAAACGTTTGTCGAAGATACTCTCGAGTCCATTTTCTAATTGGAATCGAATCTTTATATGCATTCTTGATTACGACTGGTCTTGAACGAAATAAATACTCAGTGAAAAACTCCATTTTCGAGGGCATTCTGTTCAGCTCCACACAGTTTTCAATAGGTTGGTCAGGGGTGTATAAATTCTCCATAATGTGTCTGTGAAACAGGCCTCCATGGGTTAAATGTCCGTGTGGTGTTCGAAAAGTGTGACATTTCTCGTTTACATACTGTACTAGTACCTCAACATTTAATTGGCCTGCGTATGAGTGGGCGTAAAATTTTGTCTTCGGTGGAGACAATAAACATGTTCTGTCTTTAAGTTCCCTCTCATAAAAAGCAATATAAACTTCGTCATCTTTTAACGAACTCCTCCATATAATTTGATCGGTAAGACTAGATCTACTGCGATTTGCTTCCTCGGAAAATTGTCCAATGAAAATAGTTTGTTCGTCTTGAAAAACATGACTCAGTTCGAGCAACAGGGACTCCAGATCGACATACGTGGGATATGGTGGAACTCCCAATAGTGCACACTTCTGTGTTAGTAGCTCAGGGAGGTCGGACAGGCGAATGGTTTGTAATAGTGCGGCTTGTGCTGCATTGGACTCATGATGGTTCTTGCTCACATTTCCAGAATGGCTTGCACTTCCAGTATATGCAGCTAGCAGACTAATACAGAGCAATGTAATTCTACTTTGCATGGCTGAAAATAGAGGTAGAGTTAGCTACTGACATGTACTGAgcatgagctagctagctagctctatactaTTAAAAGCAGAGATACTATACTAAAGACTGGGTATACTTGGTAAAGGTCATTAGCTAAggaagctagctatagaaaGGGTCGTGATATCCACTTCTTTAATATCATCACTCTTGTAAACAATAGTTCTAGCCAGTGGGaaacttctctctctctctctctctcaagGTCATGAGCTCTCAAGAACCTCTGAATCAGTGTGAAGATGGTGTCTTTGACTGGTGCTGGAGTGAAACTCATCATGGTAGAGAAGTCCATGTTCACAGTGACAAGCATACAATCACTTTTCATCAGAATAGAAGCAACTTCTCCACAGCTATCAGAGGCACAAAGATCCTTCGTAAAAACATGGAGCACTATTTCGAGATTGAAATGAAATCGCCTTTTTTTGGACAAGCTAGACAAGTGGGCCTGGGTACTGAACACACTCCACTGGAAAGCAATAACTACGATTTTACGCAGCTGATTGGAAAGGACATGGCAAGTTGGGGAGTGAACTACGATGGCTCTAAATATCACCACAGTGTACATACCAAGTATATTTCAATTGATCCTGATAAACACGAAGAAATCCGAATCAGTGTGCTGTATGATTCGTACTATGGGACTCTAGCGTTCAAGTTCAATGGGAGATCGAATGGAGTTGCTTTTGATCGAGTGTTAACGAATTTAGACCTATACCCGATGTTATGCTCTAGTGGGACCAACTCTGTCATGAGACTGACCCATTGCTGCTCTTCAGTCATGTCCCTCAAGGGTCTGTGTAGAGGGATCATCCGTCAGAATATCCACGACGATAAACACTACGATAAGCTGAGTGTACCCAGCCATATCAAGGCTTTCCTCCTGTACAAGACACCAAAGTCAAAAAGCAGCAGGAGAACTGATGATGAGCGCAACAACTCTCCACCCACTGAGAGCACAATTTAATCAAATTTAATGATCATATTTTTCATTGTCATAACTTTTATTGTCTCTTTGTAATATTATTGGATGataataaataaattatataagTGATAATGAAGCCAAGACATATATAATGACGATTAGATAAATACGTATACACTGGTAAAACGGTCAATCCTATAACAGTGTGAAGTGTCCATTTTACTACCACTCCAAATCTGACTGTATCTGAGAGACCAGCTGCGGAGTGAGGGACACCTCTCTATTGGACCAAAATCCCTGGGGTAGGGTCAGGCTAGTGGAGCACCCCCTGACTACTGGGGGGAGGAGTAGGACCGAACCTTCTCTCAGCAGCTGGCCCAGGTTGAACGTACCGGCGGACGAGTGTggggcctgtgtgtgtgtgtgtgtgtgtgtccactacccctctctccctccctccctctctaGACTAAGGATAGCTATGGGGAGATGACGCGAGGGGAAATTTAGATATGccaatacatacacacacatacaaattaGCAAATTGAAACCACTATGATAAATATGTAACATGTACAGTTATGACAGCTCACACAATCAGTGGCCTGAGGCTGTGGAGCACTGGTAGTTACTGCACTGCTCACACTGGTAGCCTGACTGCATGAAACGGTAATATGTATACATTTAATAGCAAGAGCTTCCCTGCTCATAGTACAGGAAGGAAGTATTAAGGAATCGCTGCATGTGTTATATGTACTACACTCTAATGTGGGCTCTGTGTAGCTAGCGTAATCAATCAGTGATAGTACAAACCTGATCTGACTCTTCTCCAGACCTGGCACAGGACGACTGTTCACCTTCCTCGAGTCTGTTCCACCATCAGCAGTCCTCTGACTGAGATAGCTGGACactgcacaacacacacacaaaagctGCTCAATTAATATTGattgtttacattgttctAGTGGGGTCACGTCCTAACATACGTACCTTGCTTGATACTGTACTCATCACAATAGCTGATCAGCGGTGTCTCTTTGTACAGCACCTATAACACACACGTATACAGGCAAAATCATTTTAATTAGCGGCAAGTAGTTTAACTGCAATGGAAATAATGGTGGCTAAGGAAATtgcacactatatataattatatacttcttctatatgtacatgtctCTACTATTGAAAACTGCAGTGGTGCATGAATGTCAATGGCTGATGTCCTTACAGTGGTGTATGCTAGCTTCTTGGCAATTTTCTTATTAGGATGACCGAGTTGTGCCCAGCAAGCCTTGACCCAGTGCTGCGGCTGATGATATACAGTCTCCCCTCTGCTGATCTGAAGAGTGCCATCAGCTAACAGGGAGGTCTTGAATTGGCAGCCCTGTACAGAAATAGTGTGTGTAATGTTTCATACAGTGTATGCTTTTGAATGcaaacatgtacgtacagcacTATCCCATTGTTTTTACCAACACAAATTGTTTATTTGGGACCTGGCTTAAAATTGTAGATGGCGTTTATTCAGGTGGCCATTAAGATGGGTTTCAGTGCACAAACCACAATGTTAATACAGTGAACTCACTACTATAAGGCAAGAGAGGGTGTTTGGACCTGGCTGGATGAACCCGTGTTTGATGAGTGTGTCCAAGGGAACAGGCTCACCCAGGTCAGCTGAGGACGTAGTCTTGACAGCCACTGGCTTCAGAAGCACCTCTGGTCGAATTTGGACATTCGTGGGGGCCATGGTTGGCAAAACTGATCGATTTGATAAAGTGCTTGTGGAAACGTGCAGAGAGGCCATTGAGGGCTGAACATTCTGAGACATTTCCGTAACAGTAGTTTGTGTATCTGTGCTTTTCTTCTGAGTGGTGGTGGTCTTAGGATGGAGGGTCAGTTGAGTGGCGATGGTCTTAGGGAGGGCAGCCAGCTGAGCTCGTATCTCCTTCTGTCTCGAAACACACTCGAGAAGGTGCTTCTGCTTCTTGGTCAGACTGAGAAGTTGTCGCTGAAGGGCTTGGCTTTCTGAAACAAGCTCTTGCTGTGAGGTGACCCGCTGAGAGAGAGTGGAGTGAGCTTGAGCTAGTCTTTTGCGTTCCGTCTGGTTAGCAGTGCCAATGCTCTCGAGACTCTGTTCAAAACTAGCAGCTTGAGCCTTTACCTGGGTTAACTGTTGATCTGTAATTTTAGACAGTGTAAGTTGCTTGAGTATTTGCAGGAGGATTGTCTGTTTCTGTGCAATAGCCTCTAAGGGCGATGGGTTGGTTGATGTGGGTTGTTCAGAGCTTAACTTTAATTGTGAGGGTACTTCAATAGCTTGAAAAGATTGAGACATAGTTGAAACAGATTGCACGGTTAGTTCAACGTTCGGATTGTCTTTTGAAGGTTCATCTATTTGTGTGTCTTGTGTAGCTCCTTGGGTGTCCACTGGTTGTGGAGGACCGGTTCTGAGCATGTCTACAGAAATAGAGAAAGGGTAGAATGAATACAGTGAATgattataatcatacatgcatgtgggtGCAGTATGTCAAACAATGAGTTTAGTACTCACCACTTGTTGGGAGAGGAGGAAACTCTTGAGACATTTCATCATCAGAACTGCAAGAAAAAAGTATCGCATTGTATACATCATGAATTTAGGGAACACCAATTAtatttgttgcccagtgagtgggcagatcaaagcattCCAGTGCTATGTATTTGACATGTTACATCACTTGGATGTCACAATCTTACAtgctatatatagggattacataattattgtggaacACACTACTCAGCGGTATTGTGGTCAGCCAAACCACGATTTGGGGACTTTA contains these protein-coding regions:
- the LOC135351813 gene encoding uncharacterized protein LOC135351813; its protein translation is MSQSEEDIDSDATVLEEDAAPNQPANAASPQAQDSQFAPPCSLHVSESPGATASPPPSPSILHSSLKHLIQQRCNSTRNLTTDMEESKDQCSDDEMSQEFPPLPTSDMLRTGPPQPVDTQGATQDTQIDEPSKDNPNVELTVQSVSTMSQSFQAIEVPSQLKLSSEQPTSTNPSPLEAIAQKQTILLQILKQLTLSKITDQQLTQVKAQAASFEQSLESIGTANQTERKRLAQAHSTLSQRVTSQQELVSESQALQRQLLSLTKKQKHLLECVSRQKEIRAQLAALPKTIATQLTLHPKTTTTQKKSTDTQTTVTEMSQNVQPSMASLHVSTSTLSNRSVLPTMAPTNVQIRPEVLLKPVAVKTTSSADLGEPVPLDTLIKHGFIQPGPNTLSCLIVGCQFKTSLLADGTLQISRGETVYHQPQHWVKACWAQLGHPNKKIAKKLAYTTVLYKETPLISYCDEYSIKQVSSYLSQRTADGGTDSRKVNSRPVPGLEKSQISQATSVSSAVTTSAPQPQATDCAPHSSAGTFNLGQLLREGSVLLLPPVVRGCSTSLTLPQGFWSNREVSLTPQLVSQIQSDLEW